Proteins encoded by one window of Scatophagus argus isolate fScaArg1 chromosome 8, fScaArg1.pri, whole genome shotgun sequence:
- the LOC124063917 gene encoding tumor necrosis factor receptor superfamily member 14-like produces the protein MTCRRTSVRAAAVLMILVVNVFRGHSLTCRRLEYQMGNRCCPKCLPGSRVKTHCTEFRPPSCQRCTEGTFMNHPTDLSQCFTCTNCDAASGLKLKTSCTATSDAVCEPLEGFYCMDSAEEGCKAAEKHSSCQPGQYISQRGTALRDTECSDCSEGTYSDGTFPSCQPHTQCESVHLQLIKAGTVSTDAECGEQSPDSRGLVVVVGVSVCLIAVAAVAWWCTLEEEKARQQ, from the exons ATGACGTGCAGAAGAACatcagtcagagctgcagcagtgctgatg ATACTTGTGGTGAATGTCTTCAGAGGACACTCCCTCACATGTCGTCGATTAGAGTATCAGATGGGGAATAGATGCTGTCCCAAGTGTCTCCCTG gAAGTCGAGTTAAAACTCACTGCACTGAGTTTAGACCCCCTTCCTGTCAGCGCTGCACTGAGGGAACCTTCATGAATCATCCTACTGACCTGTCACAGTGTTTCACATGTACAAACTGTGATGCAG CTTCTggtttgaaattaaaaacttcATGTACAGCAACAtcagatgctgtgtgtgagccACTGGAGGGATTCTACTGCATGGACTCTGCAGAGGAGGGCTGTaaggcagcagagaaacactcaAGCTGTCAGCCAGGACAGTACATCAGTCAGAGAG GAACAGCATTAAGAGACACTGAGTGCTCTGACTGCAGTGAGGGAACATATTCTGATGGAACATTTCCATCctgtcagccacacacaca ATGTGAATCAGTGCATCTTCAGCTGATAAAAGCAGGGACTGTTTCAACTGATGCTGAATGTGGAGAGCAAAGTCCAGACAGCAGAGGACTTGTGGTCGTCGTTggtgtgtctgtatgtcttATAGCAGTTGCAGCAGTTGCATGGTGGTGTACACTG gaagaagaaaaagcaagacAACAGTGA